One genomic segment of Plasmodium cynomolgi strain B DNA, chromosome 14, whole genome shotgun sequence includes these proteins:
- a CDS encoding hypothetical protein (putative): protein MVDLDECVQAYYLRNNRDRIAKDHAKLLPCSKESVLLTYLKEFRIQLAGKYDAHFCEFFIDEYGERRNICSSIIQVFFPFDKGNNYKEIYTLIKSYFTFEVVLKKKIKTLLLPNVALVFDWKIADCADLCTIVVSSLRTKNYDAYVVCGEAPFSICAKDDVMKKKKKRGVMDGLADGWTGGQAGGRAGGRKDLSRTGGMLSVGIPPIVLTRSGNSHPQLCSPPQQKKNLCEFNFKEWKKSEGKKEDAAELLDIKGKKAKYRKLMKIGAGERKFEDDGSNDEKDLYLHMWILIKKSLDVKKDVFIEMGSGREYDVDDCPYRSIFYLWNEKNIYVNIRKTEEVATLVSELQNSEYFVPAFYDQIRAKALTPIIENRLYRIRKDRFLLKYPQGSNTTFYKNCKRDQYGDFLQHDGLTEMHTHYGNKFYTNVESVCCLFKYRRDGKKAKLYFPRKFKTVEYYDSCGHYFLRTLRESIGFYSHFSFYPNRPDGLVHYLEIKDSKIMEYFSNRNDQVTYRSMCLSPSVKTNYKLQMFDGKEYYAIKMAVKYKDERRHNGIKKKIFLIPENKIILVYYNNCNEISNTVEVYEKRIWYNQDTEENEEIVTYKKNYVYKHFVNYGDPLQKESLYLLREERSLFEDIERIYKGVICAIRKERSHMKETEEEYQYKAENITNRNEMIYHDNEKMEQFNKSVIEDEMNVFNFYNSYPWDQHVEVSMNNSFFLSKRKILKIECACDEIAYVSSEKGQEMARSALRQGNRGSMKLSILEDRLSKYKQELSEMK from the exons ATGGTTGACCTTGACGAGTGTGTGCAAGCGTAT TACCTTAGGAACAACAGAGACCGAATTGCCAAGGACCACGCCAAGCTGCTTCCGTGCAGCAAAGAAAGCGTTCTGTTAACATATCTGAAGGAGTTCCGAATTCAG CTTGCAGGGAAATAcgatgcacatttttgcgaattttttattgatgaGTATGGAGAGCGTAGGAATATATGCTCCTCCATAATCcaagtttttttcccctttga CAAAGGAAACAACtacaaagaaatatatacCCTGATCAAGAGCTACTTCACGTTCGAAGTcgtgttgaaaaaaaaaataaaaacgctgCTGCTTCCAAACGTGGCGCTGGTGTTCGACTGGAAG ATCGCCGATTGCGCGGACTTGTGCACTATAGTGGTGTCCTCTCTGAGAA CAAAGAACTACGATGCGTACGTTGTGTGCGGCGAGGCCCCCTTCTCCATTTGCGCGAAGGACGAcgtaatgaagaaaaaaaaaaagagaggagTGATGGATGGATTGGCGGATGGATGGACTGGCGGACAGGCTGGTGGACGGGCTGGTGGACGGAAAGACCTGTCACGAACAGGGGGAATGCTGTCTGTGGGCATCCCCCCAATTGTcctgacccgttcaggcAATTCCCATCCACAACTTTGCTCCCCCCCGCAACAGAAAAAGAACCTCTGCGAATTTAATTTCAAAGAGTGGAAAAAGTCTGAAGGCAAGAAG GAGGATGCAGCGGAACTGTTGGAcataaaggggaagaaggcgaAGTATAGGAAACTCATGAAGATCGGC GCAGGGGAACGCAAATTCGAAGACGACGGATCGAATGACGAGAAGGACCTCTACCTTCACATGTGGAtactcataaaaaaaagcctagatgtaaaaaaagacgtGTTCATAGAAATGGGTTCAG GCAGGGAATACGACGTGGACGACTGCCCCTATAGGTCGATATTTTACCTGTGGAACGAGAAGAACATTTAC GTAAACATCCGCAAAACGGAGGAAGTCGCCACGTTAGTTTCGGAGCTGCAAAACAGTGAGTACTTTGTTCCGGCCTTCTACGACCAGATACGGGCTAAG GCACTAACCCCCATTATCGAGAATCGGCTGTACAGAATTAGGAAAGACCGGTTTCTTTTGAAGTACCCGCAAG gcaGCAACACGACATTTTACAAGAACTGTAAGAGGGACCAGTATGGGGACTTCCTGCAG CACGACGGACTCACAGAGATGCACACACACTATGGAAATAAATTCTACACCAACGTTGAATCAGTCTGTTGTCTGTTCAAATACAGAAG GGACGGAAAAAAAGCCAAGCTGTACTTTCCCAGAAAATTCAAAACAGTTGAATATTATGACAGTTGTGGTCACTACTTTTTGAGGACGCTCAGAGAA AGCATAGGGTTCTACTCCCACTTCTCCTTCTACCCAAATAG ACCCGATGGATTGGTCCACTATCTAGAG ATAAAAGACTCAAAAATTatggaatatttttccaaccgGAACGACCA AGTGACATACCGATCGATGTGTCTTTCTCCGAGCGTCAAAACGAATTACAAATTGCAG ATGTTCGACGGGAAGGAGTACTACGCGATAAAAATGGCTGTCAAGTATAAGGACGAG CGCCGCCACAACGGaatcaaaaagaaaatattcctcATCCCAGAGAACAAAATAATCCTCGTGTACTACAACAACTGCAACGAGATAAGTAACACCGTCGAGGTTTATGAGAAGCGCATTTGGTACAACCAGGACACGGAGGAG AACGAAGAAATAGTGACGTACAAAAAGAATTACGTGTACAAGCACTTTGTAAATTATGGGGATCCTCTTCAGAAGGAG AGCCTATATCTGCTGAGGGAGGAACGAAGCCTTTTTGAAGACATCGAGAGAATCTACAAAGGAGTTATCTGTGCCATCAGGAAG GAAAGAAGCCACATGAAAGAAACGGAAGAAGAGTACCAATACAAGGCAGAAAATATTACCAACAGAAATGAAATGATATATCAtgacaatgaaaaaatggaacagttTAATAAAAGCGTAATCGAAGATGAGATGAATgtgttcaatttttacaatagCTATCCTTGGGATCAGCACGTGGAGGTGTCCATGaataattcgttttttttgtccaagaGGAAGATACTTAAAATTGAATGCGCGTGTGACGAAATAGCATACGTCTCCTCGGAGAAGGGGCAGGAAATGGCACGCTCTGCATTGCGccaaggg AATCGGGGAAGCATGAAGTTATCCATTTTGGAAGACAGGTTGTCCAAGTACAAACAGGAGCTGTCCGAAATGAAG
- a CDS encoding hypothetical protein (putative): MKKRKIKEKYIRALFTAVEEQEAQQLRQNCNHHFNSFATHDVYFLNEKYYRLKSEDGAGMRKTLLRCLYKHNFYVPTKIRRIIFKKFLLQNEATDVHNFNYDVYLLLSYLKNPNVNEATQKIVDLDVFRTRINKENEKTIYFFNLFLNYACNHFQFKYKQGLNEVLALFFYLKGKYFNLVDVYFCFQSFVDRFLKEFYYDDEFFFLQISFYLFKILIKYHDPVFNLEISNAIYLIFVLERNPFFYFFFSLALLILHRNIFLCVDSSNLPELLSKINIFNKKFLKKVWSLGKFLEANTPVSFVHKLFFIKNVLMYLTSEHSANSHQKKEILLDFFNSIDYMSVNAYEIIKNISLGKNNYVFLDIRSRRHFRTFHLKNSISVELVEGYADILRGEPSRAQEESLNTSSFNLYMLIKEKVLCNEDCLRFRFEDVLTPEKQVIILYDDNFDNAKYVRGFYYELLFRTKLRQVAIIEGGINSYHNLMRLDPSHGRMSSVGPFFFSNAGNTNDERSTHGREEASHLYTQECLLAAIYVTTGTLEKRKKILDDCFFESYSNFTIFENFFYFLSDERDDVSFSSFYDHIIWMKSKEGEGSSGGGSSYLGGGHNRKKDSVEGSAFSFSGLLNYIKRKKGSVNDTSVFGNRQSFSPHGGDGVGGGSTFPSDLQKEAHISAFVSEKKISESTNGGDMHICNNAKVKKHYFSLNHYIDYCNRKKSDLLNVASSVQPQGGEGTSWGPPPVSDTLDGKKEEQLGGEDEVCTASLGNDRTEAKLNVCTYGQWRSDAAEWEHTAGETHTAVEAASASAAGRVDSFADFASEPPHDPPNRGHSIGSDHAPEGIKRSCSSSSDVYSLYSYIDIVCYRSLLLKGGATTQGGATTQGGTTPKRKLYSCFITYIYQPLIPHNIRSNNIISNLVHYVKYFKCIKRGSTAINDPNLYLQCNKLDSNVSFQMDSNLSFQMGSNLPYKMGSNLPFQMGSNLPYKMGSNLPFQMGSSLPFKMSFLPFSNLRSMQLLPSARAKELLPGGGGADLCYLGAAGGGAANTASTASTASTVNMANTANMANTANMANSSDERVNDFILSNTCLKNKPELGLCKLMIYDHLLILYGMPYLYEVSLPGGRGGAESTEAPEEECEEGAGERCEEEAGDGCEKAASETCGQAATQKYNPSRGVEQIGEAPHLGDIGTKNFLREKEEYSTEGTDQEKWYLSCEPGEELQTVLIHKHKDLKKKDILFSMDSYKISGIDINWASVSPYSTPLMVLNFDSDLEVQSCVRSIREVYSRYANGGRGTSGEAAGEAATKRALL; this comes from the exons atgaagaagagaaaaataaaggagaaaTACATACGGGCCTTGTTCACCGCAGTGGAGGAGCAAGAAGCACAACAGCTTCGCCAAAACTGCAATCACCATTTCAACTCATTCGCCACACACGATGTGTACTTCTTAAATGAGAAGTATTACCGACTGAAGAGCGAAGATGGCGCTGGCATGCGGAAGACGTTGCTGCGGTGTTTATATAAACACAACTTTTATGTGCCCACGAAGATAAG AAGAatcattttcaaaaaattcctcCTTCAAAATGAGGCCACAGATGTTCACAACTTCAACTACGACGTGTACCTGTTACTGTCTTATTTGAAGAATCCCAACGTGAACGAGGCGACGCAG AAAATTGTCGACTTGGACGTATTCCGGACACgcataaataaagaaaacgaaaagacCATTTACTtctttaacctttttttaaattacgcCTGCAACCATTTTCAATTCAAGTACAAACAGGGGCTAAACGAGGTTTTAG cccttttcttttacctGAAGGGCAAATACTTCAACCTGGTTGATGTCTACTTCTGCTTCCAGAGCTTCGTCGATCG GTTCTTGAAGGAGTTTTACTATGACGACGagttcttctttttgcaaatatcCTTTTActtgtttaaaattttgattaaGTACCACGACCCCGTGTT CAACTTGGAAATTTCGAACGCCATTTATTTGATCTTTGTGCTGGAGCGCaatccgtttttttatttcttcttttccctgGCGCTTTTGATTTTGCACAG aaacatatttttatgcgtCGATAGTTCAAATTTACCTGAGTTGttaagcaaaataaacattttcaacaaaaagtttttgaagaag GTGTGGTCTTTAGGAAAATTCCTTGAAGCCAACACGCCCGTGTCCTTTGtgcacaaattatttttcatcaaaaatgTGCTCATGTATTTGACAAGCGAACACTCCGCCAACAGTCatcagaagaaggaaatccTCTTGGATTTTTTCAACTCCATCGACTACATGTCTGTGAATGCttatgaaataataaa aaaCATATCCCTAGGGAAGAACAACTACGTCTTTTTGGATATCCGGTCGAGGAGGCATTTCCGAACGTTTCACTTGAAGAACTCGATCAGCGTGGAGTTGGTTGAAGGTTATGCGGACATCTTGCGTGGTGAGCCATCGAGAGCACAGGAGGAG AGCCTAAACACGAGCTCCTTCAACTTATACATGCtaataaaggaaaaggtCCTGTGTAATGAAGACTGCCTTCGCTTTCGCTTCGAGGATGTCTTAACTCCTGAAAAGCAAGTAATAATTCTCTACGATGACAATTTCGATAACGCCAAATACGTGCGTGGGTTCTACTATGAACTCTTATTTCGTACGAAGCTGAGGCAGGTGGCGATCATCGAAGGAGGGATAAACTCCTATCACAATTTGATGCGATTGGATCCGTCTCACGGGAGGATGAGTTCAGTGGGTCCATTCTTCTTTAGCAATGCTGGAAATACCAACGATGAGAGATCTACTCATGGACGGGAAGAAGCCTCCCACTTGTACACACAAGAATGTCTTCTCg CTGCTATCTATGTGACTACAGGCACTttagaaaaacgaaaaaaaattttagatGATTGTTTTTTTGAGAGTTACAgtaattttacaatttttgaaaattttttttacttcctgaGTGACGAGCGGGAtgatgtttctttttcttctttctacGATCACATCATTTGGATGAAGAGCAAGGAAGGGGAGGGTAGTAGTGGTGGTGGTTCTTCCTATTTGGGAGGAGGACATAACAGGAAGAAGGACAGCGTGGAAGGATCCGCATTCAGTTTTTCGGGGctgttaaattatattaagaggaagaagggtAGTGTTAACGATACTAGTGTCTTTGGCAATCGTCAGAGCTTCTCTCCCCATGGTGGAGATGGCGTTGGAGGGGGGAGCACTTTCCCAAGTGATCTGCAAAAGGAGGCCCACATTAGTGCATTCGTGTCGGAGAAGAAGATCAGCGAGTCTACCAATGGAGGAGACATGCACATTTGCAATAACGCCAAGGTGAAGAAACATTACTTTAGTTTAAATCACTACATCGATTATTGTAATAGGAAGAAGAGCGACCTGTTGAATGTAGCATCGTCTGTGCAACCTCAGGGGGGTGAAGGCACCTCTTGGGGTCCTCCACCTGTTAGTGACACGCTCGatgggaagaaggaggagcagcTTGGGGGGGAAGACGAAGTGTGTACTGCTTCACTGGGGAATGATCGCACAGAAGCGAAATTAaacgtatgcacgtatggTCAGTGGAGGAGTGACGCGGCAGAGTGGGAACACACGGCAGGAGAGACACACACGGCGGTGGAAGCTGCGTCTGCGTCAGCCGCTGGGAGGGTGGACTCCTTCGCGGACTTCGCATCAGAACCCCCGCACGACCCACCCAACAGGGGGCACTCAATCGGTAGCGACCACGCTCCGGAGGGAATTAAAAGGAGCTGTTCCTCCAGCTCGGATGTCTACAGTTTATATTCCTACATTGATATTGTGTGTTACCGGAGTTTGCTCCTCAAGGGGGGAGCTACCACACAAGGGGGAGCTACTACACAAGGGGGCACCACCCCCAAGCGCAAACTGTACAGTTGCTTCATTACGTATATATACCAGCCCCTCATTCCTCACAACATCCGATCGAACAACATCATTAGTAACTTGGTGCACTACGTAAAGTATTTCAAGTGCATTAAACGGGGCAGCACTGCCATTAACGACCCGAACCTCTACCTGCAGTGTAACAAGCTGGACTCTAACGTATCCTTCCAGATGGATTCTAACTTATCCTTCCAGATGGGTTCTAACTTACCCTACAAGATGGGTTCTAACCTCCCCTTCCAGATGGGTTCTAACTTACCCTACAAGATGGGTTCTAACCTCCCCTTCCAGATGGGTTCTAGCCTCCCCTTCAAGATGTCCTTCTTGCCCTTTAGCAACTTGAGGAGCATGCAGCTTCTGCCCAGTGCCCGTGCGAAGGAGCTTCTTCCCGGGGGGGGCGGCGCAGACCTCTGCTACCTTGGCGCGGCAGGAGGGGGAGCAGCCAACACGGCGAGCACCGCCAGCACGGCCAGCACTGTCAACATggccaacaccgccaacatggccaacaccgccaacatGGCCAACAGCTCCGACGAGCGAGTGAACGACTTCATCTTGAGCAACACGTGCCTAAAGAACAAGCCTGAGCTGGGGCTTTGCAAGCTGATGATTTACGATCACCTACTTATACTCTACGGCATGCCCTACCTGTATGAGGTGAGTCTGCCGGGGGGGCGCGGAGGTGCGGAGTCCACCGAGGCCCCAGAGGAGGAGTGTGAGGAAGGAGCAGGTGAGAGGtgtgaggaagaagcaggtGATGGGTGTGAGAAAGCAGCAAGTGAGACGTGTGGACAAGCCGCTACTCAGAAGTATAACCCATCGAGGGGCGTGGAGCAGATCGGGGAAGCCCCCCACCTGGGAGACATCGGCACGAAAAACTTCTTgagagaaaaggaggaataCTCGACGGAGGGTACGGACCAAGAGAAGTGGTACCTCTCATGTGAACCGGGAGAAGAATTGCAGACGGTGCTGATCCACAAACACAAAgacttaaagaaaaaggacatACTCTTTAGTATGGATTCTTACAAAATAAGTGGAATAGATATAAACTGGGCTAGTGTCTCTCCATAT agcACCCCACTGATGGTCCTCAACTTCGATAGCGACTTGGAGGTGCAGTCGTGCGTGCGCTCCATCAGGGAGGTCTACTCGCGCTACGCCAACGGGGGAAGAGGCACATCAGGGGAAGCAGCGGGGGAGGCGGCGACGA AGCGGGCTTTGTTGTGA
- a CDS encoding hypothetical protein (putative), with the protein MEGEPKCTPQGSAGEEAKYGKRFVAENCGVYMNKMKNAGVVCNRITELNINSRKQISIVKSDSSQMKDILSHGHDKIIEMHPAKRPLTSYSTYENQSKYFETKLVPDLQGKMSICVGRKSGSATVNIDIDEYDLGKTYNTWKRIFDKSSLQNKSNLVNNLFLTVHEEADRSDKLPVVKNRNPPYANPDGPFEKERLDLPKQARDNLDRTLTPLD; encoded by the coding sequence ATGGAGGGCGAGCCCAAGTGCACTCCCCAGGGCAGCGCGGGGGAGGAAGCCAAATATGGAAAGAGATTCGTGGCTGAGAACTGCGGAGTCTACatgaataaaatgaaaaacgcaGGAGTTGTGTGTAACAGAATAACGGAATTAAATATCAACTCACGAAAACAAATTTCTATCGTAAAGAGTGACAGCTCACAAATGAAAGATATCCTATCACATGGACACgacaaaataattgaaaTGCACCCAGCCAAGAGACCACTCACCTCCTACTCCACATATGAAAACCAAAGTAAGTACTTCGAAACCAAGTTAGTCCCAGACTTACaaggaaaaatgagcatATGTGTAGGGAGAAAAAGCGGAAGTGCTACAGTCAATATCGATATTGATGAATATGATTTGGGTAAAACATACAACACGTGGAAAAGAATTTTTGATAAATCTTCTCTCCAAAATAAATCCAATTTAGTGAACAATCTTTTTCTGACTGTACATGAGGAAGCTGATAGAAGTGATAAGCTTCCTGTCGTTAAGAATCGGAACCCTCCATATGCCAATCCTGATGGACCATTCGAAAAGGAACGATTGGATTTACCCAAACAGGCGAGAGACAATCTGGACAGAACCCTGACTCCGCTTGATT
- a CDS encoding SPX d0main containing protein (putative): KDTSTITIKEVTSNFGSTRALSGAEYQSAESRFQNILNGELNKINKFARKMIKEWYNDAQICQEKLHKRNSLVELSQILKKLNELGNTLKFLDSYRITNFTGFTKITKKFDKHNDKVISSSFYITVVIKSFFMSYDMNLLVCILSLCYKHYREVRSGVSAKVHSGEGLGEVHYGEVYPREDRPMEDRLREAPPQMTGFSNLERKNKNENRFSQSGESQSSAASTSPKESVHPQVDAEENPQRVIKHTKYLVKAQDLISAKIEISKYYSIHYHDLKEHELMPPFESFIELISTSKIQNYLTTIYLDDSTFSRYHRCINRSNQPGGSSSQSIRLRCYSYIDAEKESTKTVIQHFNLFEPSCDPNEKYVFAKDVPQEDLKIGCVNDLYNLRIRDSSSSGSHPIQGSDSLQLQHCEKYIREIEKNNLTSCLKSKVNRIHFGDDNLSGYIDENICYWVHTDKGAIHGCEEVDSVEGDHSELDEPSKVKQHNGVPSGSNLHKGEYKTGNEEEITAKEKRKYAYFDYAVIDISVKELSSRDFSFQLNHLGVAKEIWGYSSYLQGISMLYPHRISTAPHWRIYTHPKWAKLNAGEGSSRGEKRKKKETKKKKKEKKETETETEKKEGVAVGVEVLTSKGEAKERQNKKPRSDDSDGSGGRRGTLQSNESNESSLSDEDNDTDLSSSENTVEYTERVEKHRNGKKEERKKGITYTGASARIAHESEVIYRNEIERNKSTSASPRHINLSIDSAGSADCCNNRGSYIRGPYSADSRNNPRKTSPQKEKPSIMRHTLAGENDLYEPLLDPVEETTPSKGNKSSSYRITSFFKKIFFCKNKIIEIKRPKTAVVRVEPKTFFANERTLLQWLNTSVLLSTISITLLNFSNSYGFASGVIMAPVAIFFILYSFHIYLKRAEALINKEPINYTDKVGPGVLVITLTFALSTVVLLNIYSRLKGEA; the protein is encoded by the coding sequence aAAGATACCTCCACCATCACCATAAAGGAAGTAACAAGCAACTTCGGGAGCACACGAGCATTGAGCGGAGCAGAGTATCAATCAGCTGAGTCCAGATTTCAGAATATCCTAAATGgagaattaaataaaattaacaaattcgctagaaaaatgataaaggaATGGTACAATGACGCACAGATATGTCAAGAAAAGTTACACAAAAGAAATTCTTTAGTGGAGTTATctcaaattttaaagaaactAAACGAGTTGGGAAATACGTTGAAGTTTCTCGATAGTTATAGAATTACAAACTTTACAGggtttacaaaaattacaaaaaaatttgacaaaCATAATGATAAGGTTATCAGTTCATCTTTCTACATCACTGTCGTTATTAAAAGTTTTTTCATGAGCTACGATATGAATCTACTTGTGTGTATTTTGTCTCTTTGCTATAAGCATTATCGGGAGGTTCGAAGCGGGGTCTCCGCGAAGGTCCACTCTGGGGAAGGCCTAGGGGAAGTACACTATGGGGAAGTATACCCCAGGGAAGACCGCCCCATGGAAGACCGCCTTAGGGAagcccccccccaaatgacaGGTTTCTCCAACTtggagaggaaaaataaaaacgaaaacagATTTTCCCAAAGTGGAGAATCACAGAGCAGTGCAGCTTCCACCTCCCCCAAGGAGAGTGTTCATCCCCAAGTCGATGCAGAAGAGAACCCACAAAGAGTCATTAAGCACACCAAGTATCTAGTAAAAGCACAAGACCTTATCAGTGCCAAAATAGAAATTAGCAAATACTATTCCATCCATTACCACGATTTGAAGGAGCATGAATTGATGCCCCCTTTTGAAAGCTTCATAGAATTAATTTCCACAtctaaaatacaaaattactTAACAACGATCTACTTGGATGACTCTACGTTTAGTAGATACCACAGATGTATTAATCGGAGTAATCAACCTGGGGGGAGTAGTAGTCAAAGTATTAGGTTACGATGTTATAGCTACATAGATGCAGAGAAAGAATCCACGAAAACTGTGATtcaacattttaatttatttgaacCCAGTTGTGATCCCAATGAGAAGTATGTCTTTGCTAAGGACGTACCACAGGAGGACCTCAAAATAGGTTGCGTTAACGATTTGTACAATCTGAGGATAAGAGATTCATCCTCTAGTGGGTCCCATCCAATTCAGGGTTCAGACTCACTACAACTACAGCATTGTGAGAAGTACATCCGTGAGATAGAGAAGAACAACTTAACGAGTTGTCTCAAAAGCAAAGTGAACAGAATCCACTTTGGGGATGATAACCTTAGTGGCTACATCGACGAGAATATCTGCTACTGGGTGCACACAGATAAGGGGGCCATTCATGGGTGTGAAGAAGTCGACTCCGTGGAAGGAGACCACAGTGAGTTGGACGAACCGAGTAAAGTTAAGCAGCATAACGGTGTCCCAAGTGGAAGTAACCTCCATAAGGGGGAATACAAAACGggaaacgaagaagaaatcaCCGCGAAGGAAAAGAGAAAGTACGCCTACTTCGACTATGCAGTTATCGATATCAGTGTGAAGGAACTCTCCAGCAGGGACTTCTCCTTCCAACTCAACCATCTAGGGGTAGCCAAAGAAATTTGGGGATACTCTTCCTACCTGCAAGGCATCTCTATGCTCTACCCACACCGCATTTCCACAGCCCCCCACTGGCGTATCTACACACACCCCAAGTGGGCAAAATTAAACGCAGGGGAGGGTTCCagcaggggggagaaaaggaagaagaaggagacgaagaagaaaaagaaggagaagaaggagacggAGACGGagacggagaagaaggaaggagTAGCGGTAGGGGTAGAAGTATTGACAAGCAAAGGTGAAGCAAAGgaaaggcaaaataaaaaacccAGAAGTGATGACAGCGATGGCAGCGGTGGCAGAAGGGGGACCCTGCAAAGCAACGAAAGTAACGAGTCCAGTTTGTCCGATGAGGACAACGACACAGATCTCAGCTCAAGTGAAAATACAGTCGAGTACACAGAAAGGGTAGAGAAGCATcgtaatggaaaaaaagaggagcgcaaaaagggaatcACCTACACTGGTGCATCTGCAAGAATTGCTCACGAGAGTGAAGTGATTTATCGAAACGAGATCGAAAGGAATAAATCCACATCTGCTTCTCCTCGTCACATTAATTTAAGCATTGACAGCGCAGGCAGTGCAGACTGCTGCAACAACCGGGGGAGTTACATTCGTGGACCATACAGTGCAGACAGTAGAAACAACCCAAGGAAGACATCTCCCCAAAAGGAGAAACCATCCATCATGAGACACACTCTCGCAGGAGAAAACGATCTGTATGAACCTCTTCTAGACCCTGTGGAAGAGACTACTCCCTCTAAGGGTAATAAATCCTCATCCTATAGAATCACCTCCTTTTtcaagaaaatatttttttgtaaaaataaaattattgagATAAAAAGACCCAAAACTGCAGTCGTGAGAGTGGAACCCAAGACCTTTTTTGCCAATGAGAGAACCCTGTTGCAGTGGCTGAACACAAGTGTCCTCCTCTCAACGATATCTATTAcccttttgaatttttccaattcgtATGGATTCGCCTCTGGAGTTATCATGGCCCCAGTAGCTATCTTCTTTATCCTGTACTCCTTCCATATTTATTTGAAGAGGGCAGAGGCGCTCATCAACAAGGAACCAATTAACTATACGGACAAGGTAGGCCCCGGGGTGCTCGTCATCACCCTGACCTTTGCCCTGTCCACCGTCGTCCTGCTCAATATTTACAGCCGCTTGAAGGGAGAGGCGTGA
- a CDS encoding hypothetical protein (putative): MVERKPGCSNIIVQNFSEFDAYATYKRQDERKKGRDSFVHTKMGIVPKDGTPTDDKKCKASAMFTQVHRSDNIAPDKYWLCPTVDSEKKKKKFLPKLGPYLCVVTRIAARVRRANHSVFVAPSPLRWGISPLRSLLY; the protein is encoded by the exons ATGGTTGAGAGGAAACCAGGGTGCTCCAATATCATTGTGCAAAACTTCTCCGAGTTTGATGCCTATGCCACGTACAAGCGACAGGACGAGCGGAAGAAGGGCCGGGACTCCTTTGTTCATACAAAGATG GGTATCGTGCCGAAGGATGGGACGCCCacggatgataaaaaatgcaaagcaAGCGCTATGTTTACACAAGTCCACCGAAGCGACAACATCGCACCCGATAAATATTGGCTCTGTCCCACCGTGGacagcgagaaaaaaaaaaaaaaatttttgcctAAACTTGGGCCCTATTTGTGTGTAGTAACACGCATCGCCGCGCGGGTTCGTCGGGCCAACCACTCCGTTTTTGTGGCCCCTTCGCCGCTGCGCTGGGGCATCTCCCCACTGCGTAGCCTCCTCTATTGA